A stretch of the Candidatus Thermoplasmatota archaeon genome encodes the following:
- a CDS encoding L-threonylcarbamoyladenylate synthase, translating to MAGPAPDAETLHAALRALSDGDLVVYPGDLAYLLGADALRESPIEQVYEAKKRPGRRPLPVAVADLDDMGRLVKLNDAARALAQRFLPGPLLLVLPAKPGLPDVLLGGGGSLGVTVPAQPAARALARSFGPLTATTAAREGDAAPQTLRDARAAAGGAARAFLDAGVLVGGRPTVVDATGPRAKVIREGTISAAELGLHGP from the coding sequence ATTGCAGGCCCGGCGCCAGACGCCGAGACCCTCCACGCCGCGCTGCGGGCGCTCTCCGACGGGGATCTCGTCGTCTACCCGGGAGACCTCGCGTACCTGCTGGGTGCCGACGCGCTGCGCGAATCGCCGATCGAGCAGGTGTACGAGGCCAAGAAGAGGCCCGGTCGGCGCCCTCTCCCGGTCGCGGTGGCCGACCTCGACGACATGGGTCGCCTGGTCAAGCTCAACGACGCCGCGCGTGCGCTCGCGCAGCGGTTCCTGCCGGGTCCGCTCCTGCTCGTTCTGCCGGCCAAACCTGGGCTTCCCGACGTGCTCCTTGGCGGCGGGGGCTCGCTTGGCGTGACCGTGCCCGCGCAACCCGCCGCGCGAGCGCTTGCGCGCTCCTTTGGCCCCCTCACGGCCACGACCGCCGCCCGGGAAGGCGACGCCGCGCCGCAAACGCTCCGGGATGCTCGCGCGGCAGCGGGCGGAGCGGCACGGGCGTTCCTGGACGCCGGGGTCCTGGTCGGGGGAAGGCCGACCGTCGTGGACGCGACGGGGCCGCGGGCAAAGGTTATCCGCGAGGGCACGATTTCCGCGGCGGAGCTTGGCCTGCATGGTCCATGA
- a CDS encoding multiprotein bridging factor aMBF1, with amino-acid sequence MPCEMCGAEAPLRRATIEGTPMMVCPSCARFGVEHVGAEGEVTGRSRVVDSLQRRAARSRERDVFAEMGTELAADYGERIRKARQRKGLTVEDLAKKLNEKATFLSKVELGQQRPSDDLAKRLERELGITLREAPEATAASPPPGGKKAGGPVTLGDLLKEKLSDRGP; translated from the coding sequence ATGCCTTGCGAGATGTGCGGAGCGGAGGCGCCGCTTCGCCGAGCCACGATCGAGGGGACCCCCATGATGGTGTGCCCCTCCTGCGCCCGGTTCGGCGTCGAGCACGTGGGGGCGGAAGGGGAGGTGACCGGGCGCTCGCGGGTCGTCGACAGCCTCCAGCGACGGGCCGCGCGTTCCCGGGAGCGGGACGTGTTCGCCGAGATGGGCACCGAACTTGCCGCCGACTACGGCGAACGCATCCGGAAGGCCCGCCAGCGCAAGGGCCTCACGGTCGAGGACCTCGCCAAGAAGCTGAACGAGAAGGCCACGTTCCTTTCGAAGGTCGAGCTTGGCCAGCAACGCCCCAGCGACGATCTCGCAAAGCGCCTGGAGCGCGAGCTTGGGATCACGCTGCGGGAGGCGCCCGAGGCCACGGCCGCCTCGCCGCCGCCGGGCGGCAAGAAGGCGGGGGGACCCGTGACGCTCGGGGACCTCCTGAAGGAGAAGCTCTCCGACAGGGGGCCCTAG
- a CDS encoding proteasome-activating nucleotidase, with protein MPEETEVETVAEVEGEEYSRFLEDKVRALEERFGQLREQKRRLENQYRITEIDNQRLSRELKQVRAEIEKLRTPPLIVGYVKDALADGRVVLKSSTGPHFVVHAAESVDRKQLVPGSRVALNQQTLSVVAILPPSMDPLVYGAEIVERPDVGYDAIGGMADPVREIREAVELPMKNPEVFAKVGIEPPKGVLLHGPPGTGKTLLAKAVARETNATFIHIVASELVQKYIGEGARLVREIFQLAREKAPSILFIDELDAVGASRYEASTSGDREVQRTLMQLLAEMDGFSARGDVKIIAATNRPDMLDSALLRPGRFDRLIEVPLPNLVGRAEIFKIHARKMQLAEGVDATRLAALAGHGATGADIKAICTEAGMFAIREGRDVVRWGDFERAVEKVRGAAMKESQKVVKDAAFA; from the coding sequence ATGCCCGAGGAAACCGAGGTCGAGACCGTCGCGGAGGTGGAGGGCGAGGAGTACTCTCGCTTCCTGGAAGACAAGGTCCGGGCGTTGGAGGAGCGCTTTGGTCAACTCCGCGAGCAGAAGCGGCGCCTCGAGAACCAGTACCGCATCACCGAGATCGACAACCAGCGCCTCTCTCGCGAGCTCAAGCAGGTGCGCGCGGAGATCGAGAAGCTGCGCACGCCCCCCCTGATCGTCGGGTACGTGAAGGACGCGCTCGCCGACGGCCGCGTCGTCCTCAAATCCTCGACGGGGCCCCACTTCGTCGTGCACGCGGCCGAGAGCGTCGATCGCAAGCAGCTCGTCCCGGGGTCCCGCGTCGCGCTCAACCAGCAGACCCTCTCCGTCGTCGCGATCCTTCCGCCGTCGATGGACCCGCTCGTCTACGGCGCGGAGATCGTGGAGCGCCCCGACGTCGGCTACGACGCCATCGGCGGCATGGCCGACCCCGTGCGCGAGATCCGAGAGGCCGTCGAGCTTCCCATGAAGAATCCCGAGGTCTTCGCCAAGGTGGGCATCGAGCCCCCCAAGGGCGTCCTCCTCCACGGTCCGCCGGGCACGGGCAAGACCCTCCTTGCCAAGGCCGTCGCGCGCGAGACGAACGCCACGTTCATCCACATCGTCGCAAGCGAGCTCGTCCAGAAGTACATCGGCGAGGGCGCGCGCCTCGTGCGCGAGATTTTCCAGCTCGCGCGCGAGAAGGCCCCCTCGATCCTCTTCATCGACGAGCTCGACGCCGTGGGCGCCAGCCGCTACGAGGCCTCCACGAGCGGCGACCGCGAAGTGCAGCGCACGCTCATGCAGCTCCTCGCCGAGATGGACGGTTTCTCGGCGCGCGGCGACGTCAAGATCATCGCGGCGACGAACCGCCCGGACATGCTCGACTCGGCCCTCCTGCGGCCGGGCCGTTTCGACCGGTTGATCGAGGTCCCTCTGCCCAACCTCGTCGGCCGAGCCGAGATCTTCAAGATCCACGCGCGCAAGATGCAGCTTGCCGAGGGCGTCGACGCCACGCGCTTGGCGGCGCTGGCAGGGCACGGCGCGACGGGCGCCGACATCAAGGCCATCTGCACGGAGGCGGGAATGTTCGCCATCCGCGAGGGGCGCGACGTCGTCCGATGGGGCGACTTCGAGCGCGCCGTCGAGAAGGTCCGCGGCGCGGCCATGAAGGAGTCGCAGAAGGTCGTCAAGGACGCGGCGTTCGCGTAG